Proteins from a single region of Melanotaenia boesemani isolate fMelBoe1 chromosome 3, fMelBoe1.pri, whole genome shotgun sequence:
- the draxina gene encoding draxin: MTFSWTLLMVLLFAILALSHSSEPGAPQGKRRKGQSSGGGSNALQYPPQALQRHGYSRDLGGQGSQRARPAKVGAVLLSHRALHPLARPEDDGTGLEGLSPVRVEMGPSRERDRARMGLKSPFESRENQLLGTRKGRGHESRHGHHFEQRRQANRRDKGRHRKGFPPEPELSSVSKDSDQFEDPPPSLSSSSTSPSFGLTPPSDPPSPIISVFGSGSSMVTTVTNEHPPTVPPASTKPQRSGRGQGQGEVMPTLDMALFDWTDYEDMKPVDTWPSSRKKDKRRSKNLSSGNVTADIDAIEPCDHHLDCLPGSCCDLRQHECKPHNRGLNNKCYDDCMCEEGFRCYAKFHRKRRVTRRRGRCVVPESVSSDQGGFITI, translated from the exons ATGACTTTCTCCTGGACTCTGCTGATGGTCCTCTTGTTTGCCATCCTGGCATTGTCACACAGCTCTGAGCCTGGAGCTCCTCAAGGCAAGAGGAGAAAAGGACAGTCCTCAGGGGGTGGCAGCAATGCCCTACAATACCCTCCACAAGCTCTGCAGCGTCACGGTTATAGCAGAGACCTCGGAGGGCAAGGCAGCCAGAGGGCCCGCCCCGCTAAAGTTGGAGCTGTGCTTCTCTCTCATCGAGCTCTGCATCCCCTGGCCCGGCCGGAGGATGATGGGACTGGCCTGGAGGGTTTGAGCCCTGTGAGAGTGGAGATGGGCCCCAGcagggagagggacagagctCGAATGGGTTTGAAGAGTCCATTTGAAAGTCGGGAAAATCAGCTTCTGGGGACACGTAAAGGAAGGGGACATGAGAGCAGGCATGGGCACCACTTTGAGCAAAGAAGGCAAGCAAACCGACGTGACAAGGGGCGCCACAGAAAAG GGTTTCCTCCAGAGCCTGAGTTGAGCTCTGTATCCAAGGACAGCGACCAATTCGAGGATCCTCCCCCCTCCTTGTCCTCATCATCCACCTCCCCCTCCTTTGGCCTGACCCCACCCAGTGATCCCCCCTCCCCCATCATTAGTGTCTTTGGATCTGGCTCCTCCATGGTTACCACGGTGACGAATGAGCATCCCCCAACGGTGCCCCCAGCCTCCACCAAACCCCAG AGGTCTGGACGAGGACAAGGACAAGGGGAGGTGATGCCAACGTTGGACATGGCGCTCTTTGACTGGACAGACTACGAAGATATGAAACCTGTGGACACCTGGCCGTCCTCCAGGAAGAAGG ACAAAAGGCGAAGTAAGAACCTCAGCAGTGGAAACGTAACGGCAGATATCGATGCAATTGAACCGTGTGACCACCACCTTGACTGTCTCCCAG GATCTTGTTGTGACCTGAGACAACATGAGTGCAAACCTCACAACAGAGGGCTCAATAACAAATGCTACGACGACTGCATGTGTGAGGAAG